In Leptospira harrisiae, a genomic segment contains:
- a CDS encoding class I SAM-dependent methyltransferase, producing the protein MKSCILCQSAESKTVFNENGTPILECKKCGHVYSSYEQEEHYEGYWDGAEQTYDLKWWDDAHRAVYSDFISTYLKQEKGNLLDVGCGLGFFVKAVLTKKPGWSAVGYEISKQAVKFANEQNGMKTVYAGLVQDSKLPKESFDIITLWDVIEHIPKPHSLLTYLHGLLKPGGILFLQTPNFPIQLAKANLKVKLKGMQEGVHYLEAKDHVNNYKMHTLAELGKQCGFIKPKYKVLMPILSVSGSKSKLAVYLKLAYYYFTKLIFTLSFRTINWNNTLFLTLKKP; encoded by the coding sequence ATGAAATCTTGTATCCTTTGCCAATCTGCCGAGTCCAAAACCGTTTTCAATGAAAATGGAACCCCTATTTTAGAATGTAAAAAATGTGGACATGTATATTCCTCTTATGAACAAGAAGAACATTACGAAGGTTATTGGGACGGAGCAGAACAAACCTATGATTTAAAATGGTGGGATGATGCACACCGAGCTGTGTATTCCGATTTCATTTCGACTTACTTAAAACAGGAGAAAGGAAACTTACTCGATGTGGGTTGTGGGCTTGGATTTTTTGTGAAGGCAGTGCTTACCAAAAAACCAGGTTGGTCTGCCGTTGGTTATGAAATTTCCAAACAAGCTGTCAAATTTGCCAACGAACAAAATGGAATGAAAACTGTGTATGCGGGTCTTGTCCAAGATTCCAAACTTCCTAAAGAAAGTTTTGATATCATCACTTTATGGGATGTGATCGAACACATTCCCAAACCACATTCTTTACTCACTTACCTACACGGACTACTGAAACCCGGTGGGATTCTATTTTTACAAACTCCCAACTTTCCCATCCAACTAGCAAAAGCAAATCTAAAGGTAAAATTAAAAGGGATGCAGGAAGGGGTTCATTACCTAGAAGCAAAAGACCACGTCAACAATTACAAGATGCATACATTGGCAGAACTAGGAAAACAATGTGGATTTATAAAACCAAAATACAAAGTGCTTATGCCCATCCTTTCTGTATCTGGAAGCAAAAGCAAACTTGCCGTTTATTTAAAGTTAGCTTATTATTATTTTACAAAACTAATCTTTACTTTAAGTTTTAGAACCATCAACTGGAACAATACTTTATTTTTGACCTTAAAGAAGCCATGA
- the dapF gene encoding diaminopimelate epimerase gives MKINFTKMEGIGNDYVYIDATKNDIRLSPEQIQKLSDRNFGIGGDGVIFIRNSKTGEFQMDMYNSDGSSSEMCGNGVRCVGKFVFDHGLTKNQKPTIETGKGVLTLDLKTGNNGKVEMVTVDMGEPILKPSLVPIVWTGDEPVINQVLEVQGKKYHFTAVSMGNPHCVIYVDDADAFPVREIGPLIENHPLFPRRVNVEFVSVRGKDHLYQRTWERGAGETLACGTGACAVTVASILNGKTGRSVKIDLRGGTLNIEWKENGSVMMTGPAKEVFSGEVEV, from the coding sequence ATGAAAATCAACTTCACCAAAATGGAAGGAATTGGAAATGACTATGTGTATATCGATGCAACGAAAAACGATATTCGTCTCAGTCCCGAACAAATCCAAAAACTATCCGACCGCAATTTCGGAATTGGTGGAGACGGGGTGATTTTTATCCGTAACTCAAAAACCGGTGAATTCCAAATGGACATGTACAACTCTGATGGAAGTTCTTCAGAGATGTGTGGGAATGGAGTCCGTTGTGTGGGAAAATTTGTTTTTGACCATGGTCTGACTAAAAACCAAAAGCCAACCATTGAAACTGGTAAAGGTGTTCTCACCCTCGACCTAAAAACAGGAAACAATGGCAAAGTAGAAATGGTAACTGTGGATATGGGTGAACCCATCCTCAAACCATCCCTTGTTCCCATTGTATGGACAGGTGACGAACCAGTCATCAACCAAGTCTTGGAAGTCCAAGGAAAGAAGTATCATTTTACAGCTGTTAGTATGGGGAACCCTCATTGTGTGATTTATGTGGACGATGCCGATGCCTTCCCGGTGCGGGAGATTGGACCTCTCATTGAAAACCACCCACTTTTCCCAAGAAGGGTGAATGTGGAATTTGTTTCGGTTCGGGGAAAGGACCATCTTTACCAAAGGACTTGGGAAAGAGGGGCCGGGGAAACCTTGGCTTGTGGGACTGGGGCCTGTGCTGTGACCGTTGCTTCCATCTTAAATGGTAAAACAGGAAGATCGGTAAAAATTGATCTTCGTGGTGGAACCCTCAATATCGAATGGAAAGAAAATGGATCAGTAATGATGACAGGGCCTGCGAAGGAAGTGTTTTCTGGAGAAGTAGAAGTTTAG
- a CDS encoding lysophospholipid acyltransferase family protein, translating to MENTVDQVKKNVENIKKFVTPFFNLAVNTTVYGYHNIVPNGKLILTCNHRSDMDPFVIGSVFPRFISWIAAEYTTRIPLFKDLVEKTGTIPMAIDGNISMASIKKVQQVFKNGDVLGIFPEGHDYMVQNDFSAPLANFHSGFAAFSLRNKVDILPTVIIPDEETVTDYPIPPLVRAFMGMPKEVCDIKRRVVYKKINVVFGEVIKYENYAHLPLDKGMVEVSTETKRRMGELQKVDYLKK from the coding sequence ATGGAAAACACCGTAGACCAAGTCAAAAAGAATGTTGAGAACATCAAAAAGTTTGTGACTCCGTTCTTTAATTTGGCGGTAAACACAACAGTCTACGGTTACCATAACATAGTACCCAATGGCAAACTCATCCTCACTTGCAATCATAGAAGTGATATGGATCCCTTTGTGATTGGTTCTGTCTTTCCTCGATTTATTTCTTGGATTGCTGCGGAGTACACCACTCGCATTCCTCTCTTTAAAGATTTGGTGGAAAAAACAGGAACCATTCCTATGGCCATCGATGGAAATATCTCTATGGCCAGTATCAAAAAGGTACAACAAGTTTTTAAAAACGGAGATGTACTTGGGATTTTTCCAGAAGGCCATGACTATATGGTGCAAAATGATTTTTCTGCTCCTCTTGCCAATTTCCATTCGGGTTTTGCTGCTTTCAGTCTTAGAAACAAAGTGGATATCCTACCGACAGTCATCATTCCCGATGAAGAAACAGTTACCGATTATCCCATCCCCCCATTGGTACGTGCCTTTATGGGGATGCCTAAAGAAGTTTGTGATATCAAACGTCGAGTGGTTTATAAAAAAATCAATGTTGTGTTTGGGGAAGTGATCAAATACGAAAACTATGCTCACCTACCGCTTGACAAGGGTATGGTGGAGGTTTCAACCGAAACCAAACGTAGAATGGGTGAATTACAAAAAGTAGATTATTTGAAAAAATAA
- a CDS encoding DUF4468 domain-containing protein, with protein MMAKRLILLTVFFLFFQNSMCLKLWIVSSKYRTTEDARDHKTYQKTRSFLKAKQWLEYKLDPELSKIEMENQDTGELKGIGLIKCYVPYGIGEVDANEHEFEYVIKIRDGHAEMQINKIFSFIRDPNDIILNYGPKNEKVAKITIRSCFRPLMDDFFEFIK; from the coding sequence ATGATGGCAAAACGACTCATCCTTTTAACTGTATTTTTCCTTTTCTTTCAAAACTCGATGTGTTTGAAACTTTGGATAGTTTCTTCCAAATACCGAACCACAGAAGACGCAAGAGACCATAAAACCTACCAAAAAACTCGAAGTTTTCTAAAAGCGAAACAATGGTTGGAATATAAATTAGATCCTGAACTTTCCAAAATCGAAATGGAAAACCAGGACACGGGCGAACTCAAAGGAATTGGCCTCATCAAATGTTACGTTCCTTATGGAATTGGAGAAGTGGATGCCAATGAACATGAATTTGAATACGTAATCAAAATTAGAGATGGTCACGCAGAAATGCAGATCAACAAAATCTTTTCCTTCATTCGCGATCCGAACGATATCATTTTGAATTATGGGCCAAAAAATGAGAAGGTCGCCAAAATTACTATCAGGTCTTGTTTTAGACCCTTGATGGATGATTTTTTTGAATTTATTAAATAA
- a CDS encoding adenylate/guanylate cyclase domain-containing protein, with amino-acid sequence MKPGRTIQFIAFLLIYFIVPFCACLFTLLFANYTASAFLPDKFLALFEATQIKNDQTLAIFTWAPFPIITLFLFFYSLPIAKFLFSNKGCNFISEERARHRIVHSPLTISILGFIGWELSNFLSVCRIDSLFPDAPHQSIVTVSILFGFWGLFAFAFSYATTTYLNKLLIIPCVFPEGGLGKYAHGKQFSIVTKQFIFWAASTLFPIVLLIFGILLRTNQNIFNLHELVHNDVLFEVIAIMLVFSFAFAMSFASSLQHPLNQIEKATQLIKEQKFDTRVNIFSSDELGLLGDAVNEMAEGLAERERIKDTFGRIVDPRVRDYLLSNEHSLGGKVVEATILFSDLRDFTTLSEKRKPEEVLYILNRYFQEMSNAIEIHGGFINKFIGDAILAVFGTPIPMADHAERAFATALQMQKNLDSLNAQFLKEGLTELKMGVGIHTGSLLVGNIGSANRMEFTVIGDTVNTASRVEGLCKGLKKNLLLTENTSVLLPESIRSKLKSEGEYELKGRETKEQIYSYSEIE; translated from the coding sequence ATGAAACCAGGTCGAACCATTCAATTCATTGCATTTTTGTTAATTTACTTCATCGTACCATTCTGTGCTTGTTTATTCACTCTCTTATTTGCAAATTATACAGCTTCTGCATTTTTACCTGATAAGTTCTTAGCATTATTCGAAGCTACACAAATCAAAAACGACCAAACATTAGCAATTTTTACTTGGGCTCCCTTTCCGATCATTACACTCTTTTTGTTTTTCTATAGTTTACCGATCGCAAAATTTCTTTTTTCCAACAAAGGATGTAACTTCATTTCAGAAGAAAGGGCGAGGCATCGAATTGTTCACTCACCTCTTACCATTAGTATATTAGGATTTATTGGTTGGGAGCTTTCTAATTTTTTAAGTGTATGCCGAATCGACTCTTTGTTTCCAGACGCACCTCACCAGAGTATTGTTACAGTTTCTATATTATTCGGATTTTGGGGTTTATTTGCTTTTGCTTTTTCTTATGCCACTACCACGTATTTAAATAAACTCCTGATCATACCTTGTGTATTTCCTGAAGGTGGGCTTGGGAAATACGCACATGGAAAACAATTTTCCATCGTCACCAAACAGTTTATTTTTTGGGCTGCATCAACTCTTTTCCCAATCGTATTACTAATCTTTGGAATTTTACTAAGAACCAATCAAAACATTTTTAATTTACACGAACTGGTGCACAATGATGTTCTTTTTGAAGTCATTGCCATTATGCTTGTTTTTTCCTTTGCATTTGCTATGTCTTTTGCATCGAGTTTACAACATCCACTCAATCAAATTGAAAAAGCGACACAGCTGATCAAAGAACAAAAGTTTGATACTCGGGTTAATATTTTTAGTTCCGATGAATTAGGTTTACTTGGTGATGCTGTGAATGAAATGGCAGAAGGCCTTGCGGAAAGGGAAAGGATCAAAGATACTTTTGGTAGGATTGTAGACCCAAGAGTGAGGGATTACTTACTATCCAACGAACACAGTTTAGGCGGTAAAGTCGTAGAAGCTACTATTTTATTTTCTGACCTTCGAGATTTCACAACACTTTCGGAAAAAAGAAAACCAGAAGAAGTATTATACATCCTCAATCGTTATTTCCAAGAAATGAGTAATGCCATTGAAATCCATGGCGGATTTATTAATAAATTCATTGGAGATGCTATCCTAGCAGTGTTTGGAACTCCCATACCAATGGCAGACCACGCCGAACGTGCGTTTGCAACAGCCCTACAAATGCAAAAGAATTTAGATTCGCTCAATGCTCAATTTTTAAAGGAAGGGCTTACCGAATTAAAAATGGGAGTGGGAATCCATACGGGCAGCCTCCTTGTAGGAAATATTGGCTCTGCCAACCGAATGGAATTTACCGTGATTGGTGATACAGTCAATACCGCTTCTCGCGTAGAAGGTCTTTGTAAAGGCCTAAAGAAAAACCTCCTGCTCACAGAAAACACATCTGTCCTTTTGCCAGAATCCATTAGGTCCAAACTAAAGTCCGAAGGCGAATATGAACTAAAAGGAAGGGAGACAAAAGAACAAATTTATTCCTATTCTGAAATTGAATAA
- a CDS encoding MFS transporter, with the protein MNQTKLKLPIKMGYGLAETGITAVQLFTQIYLLKYYTEIVGLNSSLAGIALSISVLWDAVSDPLMGRISDHTDTKWGRRRPYILLGGVLLSLAVLLLFSPPHLTTQIGKFSYLLSVYLFVNTAMTIISVPHIALGGELSFERNERTSVFGWRLFFSNIGMLIGMIVPAAILQSLGDESSKENIILSRTTAGEIVSLVILVSSIITFLVTKGKDQTKSNPDHKIPFVLAFVSVLKNKMFLILLFAFIIATIGRTFNSAIALYYYEFRLGLKESLVVINILLPFFLVLLLSIGFWVWIAKKIGKKIPAFLGVFCLGILTVIAYPLFPYGELRPPLIVAFIGGICAGSILIMDSILTDVVDYDEFKTGEKREGLYFGIWKMGVKFSQAFGIAITGFLLDMIGFQNGASIQSQEVGFRLAMIFGPGVGFFFIFGSILFLFFPLSDKKHIQVQRILLKRMEKRSKLKG; encoded by the coding sequence ATGAACCAAACAAAATTAAAACTCCCCATCAAAATGGGATATGGATTGGCAGAAACTGGAATAACGGCCGTTCAACTATTCACACAAATTTATTTACTCAAATATTATACTGAAATTGTCGGTTTAAACTCTAGTTTGGCCGGCATTGCCCTTTCCATTTCAGTGCTTTGGGATGCCGTGAGCGACCCTCTAATGGGCCGTATTTCTGACCACACAGATACCAAATGGGGGCGCAGAAGACCTTATATCCTATTGGGTGGAGTTTTGCTTTCTCTAGCAGTCCTTCTCCTCTTTTCACCTCCCCACCTAACAACACAAATAGGAAAATTTTCATACCTTTTATCTGTTTATCTTTTTGTTAACACTGCAATGACTATAATCTCTGTTCCTCATATTGCCTTAGGAGGTGAACTCAGTTTCGAAAGGAACGAAAGAACTTCTGTTTTTGGCTGGAGATTGTTTTTTAGTAATATAGGTATGCTTATTGGGATGATTGTTCCTGCTGCCATTTTACAATCTTTAGGTGATGAATCCTCTAAAGAAAACATTATTCTTTCGCGGACAACGGCAGGAGAAATAGTTTCATTGGTGATTTTGGTATCTTCAATCATTACCTTTCTTGTGACAAAAGGAAAAGACCAAACCAAAAGTAATCCGGACCATAAAATTCCATTTGTTTTAGCTTTTGTTTCTGTATTAAAAAACAAAATGTTTCTTATCTTGCTTTTTGCATTTATTATTGCAACGATTGGAAGGACGTTCAACTCAGCCATTGCACTTTATTATTATGAATTTAGATTGGGACTCAAAGAATCTTTAGTTGTTATCAATATACTATTACCATTTTTTCTAGTCCTTCTCCTCTCGATTGGTTTCTGGGTTTGGATCGCTAAAAAAATTGGGAAAAAGATTCCCGCATTCCTCGGAGTTTTTTGTTTGGGAATTCTTACTGTTATCGCCTATCCCCTGTTTCCTTATGGAGAACTAAGACCTCCGCTGATCGTTGCATTTATCGGAGGAATTTGTGCAGGTTCCATCCTTATCATGGATTCCATCCTCACTGATGTTGTGGACTATGATGAATTCAAAACGGGGGAAAAACGGGAAGGATTGTATTTTGGAATTTGGAAGATGGGAGTTAAATTTTCGCAAGCATTTGGAATTGCAATCACCGGATTTTTACTCGATATGATCGGATTTCAAAATGGAGCAAGTATACAATCGCAAGAAGTTGGATTTCGCCTAGCAATGATTTTTGGCCCTGGAGTGGGATTCTTTTTTATTTTCGGCTCCATCCTCTTTTTATTTTTCCCGCTCTCTGACAAAAAACACATCCAAGTCCAAAGAATCTTATTGAAACGAATGGAAAAGAGATCCAAACTTAAAGGATAA
- a CDS encoding SpoIIE family protein phosphatase → MKRETLFWDLTLKLEAFTHTVPVPFAVYYAIITQKMETEHWRIFIALCVVFATGIGLLGTFVRHLLLKYVFAKIERIQIPTAGISSLSKEELEYAKSVKILLFRYPLLEAIIIVIRWLSGVIPISFLFFYLVTYMPSVLRSAIFTFVMIAPVSFVTYYFISESSVRQLFDLPQIKNVELQEKDIPKFNYFARILVAFFSLAALPFVIFSYILYSLAMGEIAVKEPMIPIVTVSFIFIIPLVVCSYVVAKSVNEGLNETSRSLGELSKGNFDVVVTPKSSDDFAKQAFYLSSVISKLKGMYEEIRNLNEGLEEKVTQRTNELNQTLKDISNLKIQQDGDYFLTYQLLNPLAIKDVESKKLEVDHLVRQKKVFEYKNQRYDIGGDINISHSIVLQNKRFLLFANADAMGKSMQGAGGALVFGAVFQSIVQRTKTDPGYQALGPEDWLKYNLQEMHMIFEAFDGTMLVSLTMGLLEEDSGRLFFLNAEHPSIVLYRNKKAEYLSADVSYRKLGTLGAMPIQHIKEFQLKPGDILIIGSDGKDDLLRLDEEGKWEVNSDEQVFLKLVEATEGNLLAITKQIETLGQVIDDISLIRICYLPKNIS, encoded by the coding sequence GTGAAACGAGAAACTCTTTTCTGGGATCTTACTCTTAAACTAGAAGCATTCACTCACACGGTTCCCGTCCCCTTTGCTGTGTACTATGCAATCATCACCCAAAAGATGGAAACTGAACATTGGCGAATCTTCATTGCCCTTTGTGTGGTTTTTGCAACTGGGATTGGTCTTCTTGGAACTTTTGTTCGTCATCTCCTACTCAAATATGTATTTGCAAAAATAGAAAGGATTCAAATTCCAACAGCTGGAATTTCTTCGTTATCAAAAGAAGAATTGGAATATGCAAAATCGGTTAAAATACTCCTTTTTCGTTACCCTTTACTCGAAGCAATCATAATCGTAATACGCTGGTTATCTGGCGTAATTCCAATTAGTTTTTTGTTTTTCTATTTGGTGACTTATATGCCATCGGTTCTACGATCTGCCATTTTTACGTTTGTAATGATCGCCCCTGTTTCATTTGTTACTTACTATTTTATTTCAGAAAGTAGTGTTCGCCAACTTTTTGACCTTCCACAAATCAAAAACGTTGAACTTCAGGAAAAGGACATACCTAAGTTTAATTATTTCGCAAGGATTCTAGTCGCATTTTTTAGTTTGGCCGCTCTTCCCTTTGTAATCTTTTCCTACATTCTCTATTCACTGGCAATGGGTGAAATTGCTGTCAAAGAACCTATGATTCCCATTGTTACAGTTTCTTTTATTTTTATCATCCCACTAGTCGTCTGTTCGTATGTGGTCGCCAAATCTGTAAATGAAGGTCTAAACGAAACAAGTAGGTCATTAGGAGAACTTTCTAAAGGAAATTTTGATGTAGTTGTTACTCCCAAATCAAGTGATGATTTCGCAAAACAAGCATTTTACTTAAGTTCGGTTATCTCTAAATTAAAGGGAATGTATGAAGAAATTCGAAATTTAAATGAAGGATTGGAGGAAAAAGTTACACAGAGAACCAACGAACTCAACCAAACTCTAAAGGATATCAGTAACTTAAAAATCCAACAAGATGGAGATTACTTTCTCACCTATCAGTTGCTAAATCCACTAGCAATCAAAGATGTAGAGAGTAAAAAACTAGAAGTGGACCATCTTGTCCGACAGAAAAAAGTATTCGAATACAAAAACCAAAGATATGACATTGGAGGAGATATCAATATCTCTCATTCCATAGTTTTACAAAATAAAAGATTCTTATTATTTGCCAATGCAGATGCTATGGGAAAATCTATGCAGGGTGCTGGCGGAGCCTTGGTATTTGGCGCCGTATTTCAATCCATTGTTCAAAGAACAAAAACGGACCCTGGTTACCAAGCATTAGGTCCAGAGGATTGGCTAAAATACAATCTTCAAGAAATGCATATGATCTTTGAAGCCTTTGATGGAACAATGCTTGTTTCACTCACCATGGGACTTTTAGAAGAAGATTCGGGCCGGTTATTTTTTCTAAACGCAGAACACCCTTCCATTGTTTTATATCGAAATAAAAAAGCAGAATATCTATCTGCCGATGTATCCTACAGAAAATTAGGAACTTTAGGTGCGATGCCGATCCAACACATCAAAGAATTTCAGCTTAAACCTGGTGATATACTGATCATTGGTTCAGATGGAAAGGATGATCTTTTGCGTTTAGATGAAGAAGGGAAATGGGAAGTGAATTCAGACGAACAAGTTTTTTTAAAACTCGTTGAAGCAACTGAAGGCAACTTACTCGCCATCACAAAACAAATTGAAACCCTAGGCCAAGTCATCGACGATATTTCGTTGATACGAATTTGTTATTTACCAAAAAATATTTCCTAA
- a CDS encoding methyl-accepting chemotaxis protein gives MRQNFPVTKNEVEFQEGTKVTSKTDLKGIISYVNEDFLRISGYKEDELIGQPHNLIRHPDMPKAAFQDMWDTIKSQNSWVGVVKNRCKNGDYYWVDANVSPIYQDGQHIGYMSVRTKATKEQIHKADNYYTKLNAGNLKLETKGSLNFGFSMSSIFIVQTIVSCLLLILFSLKSYSSLVFLSNPLVSIFGFVLFLLVASFGFLSIHNNKKAFLKVKEYLGNLYNGNLKFDVTFENGGDYSQIFPMIKKTQFEFRGMISQLIGNAEIVKTQIGALTYAVEHIHVAFQELSKAMFSLADSSIITRESSDSIFQEMDSLNQLICNIRTESNVVQTESTESFHFSLVGKDCSDKAMTQFQKARKQILKTSEVIKELGEKTKAIRKITETITAISEKTNLLSLNASIESARAGDAGRGFAVVAGEVGKLADQSNQSAKEISAFINELTSKILQTVSDIQEGLTEVEVGSLEFETVQLEMNKILKNAEETKNSAEKINGSTAGTELMSGNVLGNMEKIQMQLINTSAIVEELSAAANEQKQTVAAIEESITNLGSVADRLDSAAFRFQF, from the coding sequence ATGCGTCAGAATTTTCCTGTAACAAAGAATGAAGTGGAGTTTCAAGAAGGAACTAAAGTCACTTCTAAGACAGATTTAAAAGGGATTATCTCCTATGTGAATGAGGATTTTTTACGCATTAGTGGATATAAAGAAGATGAACTCATAGGCCAACCTCACAACTTAATACGCCACCCTGATATGCCAAAAGCGGCTTTCCAAGATATGTGGGATACGATCAAATCTCAAAATTCTTGGGTAGGGGTTGTTAAGAATCGGTGTAAAAACGGTGATTATTATTGGGTAGATGCAAACGTTTCACCAATCTACCAAGATGGACAACATATTGGATATATGTCGGTGAGGACAAAAGCAACCAAAGAACAAATTCACAAAGCAGATAACTATTACACAAAATTGAATGCGGGAAATTTGAAACTCGAAACCAAGGGAAGTTTGAACTTTGGATTTTCAATGTCTTCTATTTTTATTGTACAAACTATAGTTAGTTGTCTTTTGTTGATTCTATTTTCATTGAAATCGTATTCTAGTTTGGTTTTTCTTTCCAATCCATTGGTCTCAATTTTTGGGTTTGTATTGTTTTTGTTGGTCGCAAGTTTTGGATTTTTATCGATTCACAATAATAAAAAAGCTTTTTTGAAAGTAAAAGAATATCTTGGAAATTTGTATAATGGAAATCTAAAGTTTGATGTAACGTTTGAAAATGGCGGTGATTATTCTCAGATTTTCCCAATGATCAAAAAAACACAGTTTGAGTTTAGAGGAATGATTTCTCAATTGATTGGAAATGCAGAAATTGTAAAAACACAAATTGGAGCACTCACTTATGCTGTTGAACATATTCATGTAGCATTTCAAGAATTATCTAAGGCGATGTTTTCATTGGCTGATTCTAGCATTATCACTCGTGAAAGTTCGGATAGTATCTTTCAGGAAATGGATTCCTTAAATCAACTAATCTGTAATATACGAACTGAATCAAATGTCGTACAAACAGAATCCACAGAATCATTTCATTTTTCTTTGGTGGGAAAGGATTGTTCTGATAAAGCAATGACTCAATTCCAAAAAGCAAGGAAACAAATTTTGAAAACTTCTGAAGTCATTAAAGAACTTGGTGAAAAAACCAAAGCCATTCGAAAGATTACAGAGACCATCACCGCTATTTCCGAAAAAACAAACTTACTTTCTTTAAATGCATCCATTGAATCAGCAAGAGCAGGGGATGCGGGAAGAGGATTTGCTGTCGTCGCTGGAGAAGTAGGGAAACTGGCAGACCAATCCAATCAATCTGCTAAAGAAATTTCTGCCTTCATCAATGAATTAACATCAAAAATTTTGCAAACAGTCTCTGATATTCAGGAAGGACTTACCGAAGTGGAGGTGGGTTCATTAGAGTTTGAAACGGTCCAATTGGAAATGAATAAAATTTTAAAGAATGCAGAAGAAACAAAGAATAGTGCAGAAAAGATCAATGGATCAACAGCAGGTACAGAATTGATGTCTGGAAATGTTTTGGGAAATATGGAAAAGATTCAAATGCAACTCATCAATACTTCAGCAATTGTGGAAGAGTTGTCTGCTGCAGCGAACGAACAAAAACAAACGGTTGCTGCTATTGAAGAGTCTATCACTAATTTAGGTTCGGTAGCAGACCGGTTGGATTCTGCCGCCTTTCGATTTCAGTTTTGA
- a CDS encoding OsmC family protein → MTNPDPNAKPKMNFHVETSRVDSHSSLSRCKSAEIVLDTDMAGNPNAFNPAELLLSALSACIIKGVERVAPILHFQLKGIQVIVDGIRQDVPPKMESIRYQIIVDTEESEDRLRLLHENIKKYGTVFNTVAPGTDLAGEIRRK, encoded by the coding sequence ATGACAAATCCAGACCCAAATGCAAAACCAAAAATGAACTTCCATGTGGAAACTTCACGAGTTGATTCCCATTCGAGTTTATCTCGGTGTAAATCGGCAGAAATCGTATTAGATACGGATATGGCCGGGAATCCAAATGCCTTCAATCCTGCGGAGCTGTTACTTTCGGCTCTTTCGGCCTGTATCATCAAAGGAGTAGAAAGAGTGGCTCCCATCCTTCATTTTCAACTCAAAGGGATTCAGGTCATCGTCGATGGAATCCGACAAGATGTCCCACCCAAAATGGAATCCATTCGTTATCAAATCATTGTCGACACGGAAGAATCTGAAGATCGTCTGCGCCTGTTACATGAGAATATCAAAAAGTATGGAACCGTCTTCAATACCGTGGCACCGGGAACCGATTTGGCTGGTGAAATTCGAAGAAAATAA